From a region of the Bermanella marisrubri genome:
- a CDS encoding tetratricopeptide repeat protein, which produces MTLSPKFIKTSLIVSMLFLSGCFASAPTKENVEANVQSKVIEIPDEAAKAYKKAITHMNHQQWSQAKSLLVNMTQDYPQLSGPFANLGVIASQQEQWDEAVAYLQKAIEKKPNNVKALNQLGWVYRQQGQFERAEQQYLKAIDADKDYAASYRNIGILYDIYMGNLAKASEHYQTYQSLQSEPDRQVAGWIVDINRRANVETQIAGDSQ; this is translated from the coding sequence ATGACGTTATCGCCGAAATTCATTAAAACCTCTTTGATCGTCAGTATGTTATTTTTGTCCGGTTGCTTTGCTTCTGCGCCGACAAAAGAAAACGTCGAAGCGAATGTACAGTCGAAAGTAATCGAGATTCCAGATGAAGCGGCAAAGGCCTATAAAAAGGCTATTACTCATATGAACCACCAGCAATGGTCTCAAGCAAAGTCCTTGTTGGTTAATATGACCCAAGATTATCCCCAGCTCTCAGGACCTTTTGCTAACTTGGGAGTAATTGCAAGCCAACAAGAACAATGGGATGAGGCTGTTGCTTATCTTCAAAAGGCTATCGAAAAAAAACCAAATAATGTTAAAGCATTAAACCAATTGGGTTGGGTTTACCGACAACAAGGTCAGTTCGAGCGTGCTGAGCAACAATATTTAAAGGCGATTGATGCAGATAAAGACTATGCTGCTAGCTACCGAAATATTGGGATCCTATACGATATCTACATGGGAAATTTAGCGAAAGCGAGTGAGCATTATCAAACGTATCAATCGTTGCAAAGTGAGCCTGATCGACAAGTGGCAGGATGGATTGTTGATATCAACCGTCGGGCGAACGTTGAAACGCAAATAGCCGGAGATTCTCAATGA
- a CDS encoding AAA family ATPase: MKFTGTKDYVATPELQMAVNAAITLQRPLLIKGEPGTGKTMLAEQLAESLGTNLIQWHIKSTTKAHQGLYEYDAVSRLRDSQLGNDDVHDISNYIKQGKLWEAFTADKPPVLLIDEIDKADIEFPNDLLLELDKMEFFVYETQERIVAKHRPIILITSNNEKELPDAFLRRCFFHYIDFPDKDTMQQIVDVHFPEIKKDLLREAMDVFFDLRKVPGLKKKPSTSELVDWLKLLLADDVDPETLRSRDSAIPPLYGAMVKNEQDVELLQKLAFMTRRKG; the protein is encoded by the coding sequence ATGAAGTTTACAGGTACGAAAGACTACGTAGCTACGCCAGAGCTACAAATGGCAGTGAATGCAGCGATTACACTTCAGCGTCCACTATTAATCAAGGGTGAGCCGGGTACCGGTAAAACCATGCTTGCGGAACAGTTAGCTGAATCTTTAGGCACTAATCTTATTCAATGGCATATTAAATCCACGACCAAGGCTCACCAAGGCCTTTACGAATACGATGCAGTTTCTCGTTTGCGTGACTCGCAACTAGGAAACGACGATGTTCACGATATTAGCAACTACATCAAACAGGGCAAGCTGTGGGAAGCGTTCACTGCAGACAAACCGCCGGTACTGTTAATTGATGAAATTGACAAAGCCGATATTGAATTCCCCAACGACTTGTTACTAGAGTTAGACAAGATGGAATTCTTTGTGTACGAAACTCAAGAGCGCATTGTAGCGAAGCATCGCCCCATTATTTTGATTACTAGTAACAACGAGAAAGAATTGCCTGATGCATTCTTACGTCGTTGTTTCTTCCACTACATCGACTTCCCAGATAAAGACACCATGCAACAGATCGTTGATGTTCACTTCCCAGAAATTAAAAAGGATCTTTTGCGCGAAGCGATGGACGTGTTTTTTGATTTGCGAAAAGTGCCGGGTCTAAAGAAAAAACCATCGACATCAGAGCTGGTGGATTGGTTGAAACTGTTGTTAGCTGACGACGTTGATCCAGAAACCTTGAGAAGCCGTGATAGTGCCATTCCTCCTCTTTATGGAGCCATGGTGAAAAACGAACAAGACGTAGAGCTTTTGCAAAAACTTGCTTTTATGACACGCCGTAAAGGCTAG
- a CDS encoding vWA domain-containing protein, giving the protein MLVDFFQTMRTYRVPCSIREYLDLINALKHHLAFADLDDFYHVSKLCLVKDERHYDKFDKAFAHYFEGIDKLDEILTSAKGIPEEWMKSEFERMFSKEEMEAIESQGGFDELMKKFRERLEEQEKRHRGGNRMIGTGGTSPFGADGFNPEGMRVDQGRSRHKKAIKVWEQRNYRNLDDDIELGIRNIKVALRRLRKFARTGAAEELDLDDTISSTANNAGFLDIKMVPERHNAVKVLLFFDIGGTMDPFVRVCEELFSAARAEFKHMETFYFHNCLYESVWKDNRRKNSERTPTWELMRRFTKDYKVIFVGDAMMAPYEVTHVGGSVEHWNDEAGAVWLQRMKETFDKVVWLNPVPDSQWGWSNSLNTIRDIMEDKMYPLTINGLEDAMRELTR; this is encoded by the coding sequence ATGCTGGTTGATTTTTTTCAAACGATGCGAACATATCGAGTACCTTGCTCCATACGTGAGTACTTGGACTTAATTAATGCATTGAAACATCACTTAGCGTTTGCCGATTTAGATGACTTTTATCATGTCAGTAAACTTTGCCTCGTTAAGGACGAACGTCATTACGATAAGTTCGATAAAGCATTTGCCCATTATTTTGAGGGTATCGATAAGTTAGATGAAATTCTAACCAGCGCCAAAGGTATTCCAGAAGAGTGGATGAAGTCCGAGTTTGAGCGAATGTTCAGCAAGGAGGAAATGGAGGCTATCGAATCCCAAGGCGGTTTTGATGAACTAATGAAGAAGTTCAGAGAGCGTCTTGAAGAGCAGGAAAAGCGCCATCGTGGTGGTAATAGAATGATCGGCACTGGTGGTACTTCACCGTTTGGTGCAGATGGTTTCAATCCTGAAGGTATGCGTGTTGATCAAGGACGTAGTCGCCATAAGAAAGCGATTAAAGTCTGGGAGCAACGCAATTATCGCAATCTGGATGATGACATCGAGTTAGGTATCCGCAACATAAAAGTGGCTCTACGTCGCTTACGTAAGTTTGCGCGCACAGGGGCCGCTGAAGAGTTAGATCTTGACGATACCATTAGTTCGACTGCCAATAACGCAGGTTTTCTTGATATTAAAATGGTACCGGAACGTCATAATGCCGTTAAAGTCCTGTTGTTTTTCGACATTGGCGGAACCATGGATCCTTTTGTGCGAGTTTGCGAAGAATTGTTCTCGGCGGCTCGAGCGGAGTTCAAGCATATGGAGACGTTCTACTTTCATAATTGCTTGTACGAATCGGTTTGGAAGGATAACCGCCGAAAAAACTCAGAGCGCACCCCGACTTGGGAATTGATGCGCCGCTTTACCAAGGACTACAAGGTAATTTTTGTGGGTGATGCCATGATGGCGCCCTATGAGGTGACTCATGTAGGTGGCAGTGTTGAACACTGGAATGACGAAGCGGGCGCAGTTTGGCTACAACGCATGAAGGAAACCTTTGATAAAGTGGTGTGGTTAAATCCGGTCCCTGATTCCCAATGGGGATGGAGTAATTCATTAAATACCATTCGTGACATTATGGAAGACAAAATGTATCCATTGACCATTAATGGTCTAGAGGATGCTATGCGAGAGCTGACGCGATAA
- a CDS encoding tetratricopeptide repeat protein — MMLRKCLGVVLVSIITVACSTQPQKSVVSVEEDLTDKTIANIRPIGFRLAKMNPPETDTKEAIRRYQQFLQLAPNNDTRVHVMHRLADLKLMDLEEILSEDVEKVDQKQVEAVYDEAITTYERVLKLFPNRLDSDMLLYQLAKVYSLKGDSVSSLNALQRLVARFEKSELLMESYYRMGDIYFTLGQYDNAERSFAKVTQQSSDNRFYLSAQYMMGWSEFKQSKFDEALISFIAVIDERFEDTAAIVTASRSDKDLLEDTTRVMSMIFSAGRGHRQIANLFQRIGKRHYEYLIYDSLAEYYLSKQQYTDAARTFTAFVQTSPNDVLAPAFYSNVVKTYKQAGYIDQVLEHKMAYVERYGTRSKFWNLYGEDIREMIRPNIKTYASELAQYHHAKGQKSKSLKIKFNHLLAASRWYDEYILTFPNDSNVGEMHFLKGEALFEVGRYDQAVSSYLAGAFDSPRHDKAEESGFAALVTYNQLIAKSKGESYNQWVQQKVDTAIRYSQSFPNSSNVAQVLARAAEGLFSLNQFDKATSVAQQVLSNPKASPSQISVALLIKGHSHFDLKQYVEAEQAYSKVLSGKHLEKNKVKDVQEKLAASIYKQAVALVEAKQIDNAVDTFMRVGERVPSSPIRITAHYDAASYLMKAQKWDRAQELLLSFREQFPKHKLAKDIPSKLIIAYENTQEWDKAAYELETIWRTSRVRNEQRIALYQAAEYFEKANDMENAMTMLKRYAHNYPKPFNAQLEAISRLENIYNKQEQHEKRQYWLDKLIIADKKAGKERTDRSRFLAAKASFDLADYKRRDYAKIPLTLPLRTSLAKKKVALKSTLDAYKRTAKMEVQEFTTAATFQIAEIYGELSRDLMNSERPAGLDELELEEYEFLLEDQAFPFEEAAINIHESNIKRSWDGLYDNWIAKSVDALGTLMPARYAKKEINYDVIAEIH; from the coding sequence ATGATGCTTAGAAAATGTTTGGGGGTCGTCTTAGTCTCCATTATTACTGTGGCTTGTTCTACGCAACCACAGAAGAGTGTAGTCAGTGTGGAGGAGGATCTCACAGATAAGACTATTGCCAATATTCGCCCGATAGGTTTTCGTCTCGCTAAGATGAACCCACCGGAAACGGATACCAAAGAAGCCATTCGTCGATATCAACAGTTTTTACAGTTGGCGCCTAACAACGATACTCGCGTACATGTTATGCACCGCTTGGCTGATCTTAAGCTCATGGATCTCGAAGAGATTTTGTCAGAAGACGTTGAAAAAGTAGATCAAAAACAAGTAGAGGCGGTTTATGACGAGGCGATCACCACATACGAACGCGTTCTCAAATTATTTCCCAATAGACTTGATAGCGATATGCTGCTTTATCAATTGGCTAAAGTTTACTCTCTAAAAGGAGATAGCGTATCCTCCCTCAATGCCTTACAAAGGCTTGTGGCTCGTTTTGAAAAATCAGAACTGTTGATGGAATCCTATTATCGCATGGGGGATATCTATTTTACGCTTGGCCAATACGATAATGCTGAACGGTCGTTTGCCAAGGTAACCCAGCAATCTAGTGATAATCGATTTTACCTCAGCGCACAATATATGATGGGCTGGAGCGAGTTTAAACAGAGCAAATTTGACGAAGCACTCATATCTTTTATTGCGGTTATTGATGAGCGCTTCGAAGATACAGCGGCTATCGTGACGGCATCGCGAAGCGACAAAGACCTGCTGGAGGATACCACGCGTGTGATGAGTATGATTTTCTCTGCCGGCCGTGGTCATCGTCAAATAGCTAACCTGTTCCAGCGAATTGGCAAACGCCACTATGAATATCTCATCTATGACTCTCTAGCAGAGTACTATTTGTCTAAACAGCAATATACAGATGCAGCACGAACGTTTACTGCATTTGTACAAACATCACCGAACGATGTGCTGGCACCTGCTTTCTATAGCAATGTTGTGAAAACCTATAAGCAGGCTGGCTATATTGATCAGGTCTTAGAACATAAGATGGCTTATGTTGAACGTTATGGCACGAGAAGTAAGTTCTGGAATCTATATGGTGAGGACATTCGCGAGATGATTCGTCCGAATATTAAAACTTATGCATCAGAACTAGCTCAGTATCACCACGCAAAAGGACAAAAGAGCAAATCGCTTAAGATAAAATTTAATCATCTTTTAGCAGCGTCTCGCTGGTATGACGAATATATTTTGACCTTCCCCAATGATAGTAACGTGGGTGAAATGCATTTTTTAAAGGGCGAGGCGTTATTTGAAGTTGGTCGGTACGATCAAGCAGTGTCATCCTATTTGGCAGGTGCATTTGATAGCCCAAGGCATGACAAAGCAGAAGAGTCAGGCTTTGCAGCTTTAGTGACCTATAACCAACTTATCGCTAAATCAAAAGGTGAATCGTACAATCAATGGGTACAACAAAAAGTAGATACAGCCATACGTTACTCACAAAGTTTTCCCAATAGTAGTAACGTGGCACAGGTTTTGGCGCGCGCGGCAGAGGGGTTATTCAGTCTTAATCAGTTCGACAAAGCTACTAGCGTAGCTCAGCAAGTATTAAGCAATCCTAAGGCAAGCCCAAGCCAAATTTCTGTTGCCTTATTAATTAAGGGTCATAGCCATTTTGATCTTAAGCAATATGTTGAAGCAGAGCAGGCCTATTCTAAGGTCCTTTCAGGGAAGCATTTGGAAAAGAATAAGGTCAAGGATGTACAGGAAAAATTAGCTGCCAGTATTTACAAGCAAGCGGTGGCTTTGGTTGAAGCTAAGCAAATCGATAACGCTGTGGATACATTTATGCGTGTTGGTGAGCGCGTTCCCAGTTCTCCTATCCGAATTACCGCTCATTATGATGCAGCGTCTTACCTAATGAAGGCGCAAAAATGGGACCGAGCGCAGGAACTTTTACTAAGTTTTCGCGAACAATTTCCTAAGCACAAGCTAGCCAAAGATATTCCATCCAAGTTGATCATTGCTTACGAAAATACACAGGAATGGGATAAAGCTGCCTACGAGTTAGAGACAATCTGGCGTACTTCAAGAGTTCGCAATGAACAACGTATTGCGCTTTATCAAGCAGCAGAATACTTTGAGAAAGCGAACGATATGGAAAATGCCATGACCATGCTCAAGCGCTATGCTCATAATTATCCAAAGCCATTTAATGCTCAACTAGAGGCCATTAGTCGCCTAGAGAATATTTACAATAAGCAGGAACAGCATGAAAAACGTCAATATTGGCTAGATAAACTGATTATCGCTGACAAGAAAGCCGGTAAAGAGAGAACTGACCGTTCTCGTTTCTTGGCTGCCAAAGCGTCATTTGATTTAGCGGATTATAAGCGTCGTGATTACGCAAAGATTCCATTGACTCTGCCGTTACGAACAAGTCTGGCCAAGAAAAAGGTTGCGCTTAAATCTACACTGGATGCTTATAAACGTACGGCAAAAATGGAAGTTCAAGAATTCACCACGGCAGCAACTTTCCAAATAGCAGAGATCTATGGAGAACTGTCTCGCGATTTAATGAATTCGGAACGACCCGCGGGCTTGGATGAGTTGGAGCTCGAAGAATATGAGTTTCTGTTGGAAGATCAAGCTTTCCCATTTGAGGAAGCAGCTATCAATATTCACGAAAGTAATATTAAGCGTAGTTGGGATGGATTATATGATAATTGGATTGCAAAGAGTGTAGATGCCCTAGGCACTTTGATGCCTGCTCGTTATGCTAAAAAGGAGATTAACTATGACGTTATCGCCGAAATTCATTAA
- a CDS encoding YEATS-associated helix-containing protein — translation MASHIFILATVMLLAGIFGGLVNYYLYGDHDPDATSLPRCLVVGIGASFLVPVILDLVNSELILETQGDPSRLLIFTGFCLISSIASRFFITNMSDRILDAARRAREQSDSVHHDLRVIKNELLPLIDTETEQDLEPDEEPDVMDINEELDVTSSKALKMLATGRYIFRSLAGLCRESNNDEATMLQTLNVLVSRSLAGKVSGKNGVRWHITEKGRRVLESQM, via the coding sequence ATGGCTAGTCATATATTCATTCTTGCTACCGTGATGCTATTAGCGGGCATTTTTGGTGGTTTAGTAAATTACTATCTGTATGGTGATCACGATCCGGACGCAACCAGCTTGCCACGCTGCTTGGTGGTCGGTATCGGCGCATCCTTCTTGGTGCCGGTCATTTTAGATTTAGTGAATAGCGAGCTGATCCTAGAAACTCAAGGAGACCCATCTCGCTTGCTGATATTCACTGGTTTTTGCTTGATTAGCTCGATCGCTAGTCGTTTCTTCATTACCAATATGTCTGATCGCATTTTGGATGCGGCGCGTCGAGCTCGTGAACAAAGCGATTCTGTTCATCACGATTTACGTGTCATTAAAAACGAGTTGTTGCCTTTGATTGATACAGAAACAGAGCAGGATCTAGAGCCAGATGAAGAACCTGATGTCATGGATATCAATGAGGAATTGGATGTGACCAGTTCTAAGGCCTTAAAGATGTTGGCAACTGGTCGATATATATTTAGGTCTTTGGCTGGTTTATGTCGAGAATCAAATAACGATGAAGCGACAATGCTACAAACCTTAAATGTGTTGGTGTCGCGTAGCTTGGCTGGCAAGGTAAGTGGCAAAAACGGTGTTCGTTGGCATATTACTGAAAAAGGCCGTCGTGTACTCGAAAGCCAGATGTAA
- a CDS encoding DUF416 family protein has protein sequence MNQLNHWQQLTICCALCERSMPNLDLYCELTETSELAQNCRKMLNKVWEYLRGQLKSEKNIEKQLILLNDIMPELDEDQFGALAANDCLVALQSCLQAILDKSISDAEAISQMMSERLDQFLELQGFTTDHELVQRHSAFVIDLEQAVASQTSHADVVKQLMPLAKDGGLSHLGISLDD, from the coding sequence ATGAATCAATTAAACCACTGGCAGCAATTGACTATTTGCTGTGCATTATGCGAGCGCAGCATGCCCAATCTAGATCTCTATTGTGAACTCACCGAAACCTCGGAGTTGGCGCAGAATTGTAGGAAAATGCTCAACAAAGTATGGGAATACTTACGCGGTCAGCTAAAAAGCGAAAAAAACATCGAAAAACAATTGATCTTGTTAAATGACATCATGCCTGAATTGGATGAGGATCAATTTGGCGCACTAGCTGCCAATGATTGTTTGGTGGCATTGCAAAGTTGCTTGCAAGCTATTCTTGATAAAAGTATCTCAGATGCCGAAGCCATATCTCAGATGATGAGTGAACGCCTCGATCAGTTCTTGGAATTACAAGGCTTTACAACCGACCATGAATTAGTACAACGCCACAGTGCTTTTGTGATTGATCTTGAGCAGGCAGTGGCGTCTCAGACATCCCATGCTGACGTCGTTAAGCAACTAATGCCCCTCGCCAAAGATGGCGGTCTCAGTCACTTGGGAATCAGTTTAGATGACTAA
- a CDS encoding MotA/TolQ/ExbB proton channel family protein, translated as MDTIIRFFQDGGMFMYPIAVILVVGLAIAIERLLSISSAKRSNRSAFEELLPMIQRKDYKSALSYANQNNSDVASIFAAGIARMPSSTKREDIEYAMEEGLMETIPKLEKRTPYIATLANISTLMGLLGTIIGLIAAFTAVASAAPSEKATLLSQSISVAMNTTAFGLISAIPLLLVHTVLQSRTAEIIDSLEMAGVKFLNIITERKPASAQPQTASKVAK; from the coding sequence ATGGATACCATTATTCGTTTTTTCCAAGACGGCGGCATGTTCATGTATCCAATTGCCGTAATATTAGTGGTCGGTCTAGCCATCGCCATCGAACGTCTTTTAAGTATATCTTCAGCCAAGCGCAGTAATCGGAGTGCTTTTGAAGAGTTATTGCCTATGATCCAACGAAAGGATTACAAATCAGCACTTAGCTACGCAAACCAGAACAATAGTGATGTAGCCAGTATTTTCGCCGCAGGTATTGCTCGTATGCCTTCCAGTACTAAGCGAGAAGATATCGAGTATGCAATGGAAGAGGGCTTAATGGAGACGATTCCAAAGTTAGAAAAGCGTACCCCTTACATAGCGACACTTGCCAATATATCAACGTTAATGGGACTACTGGGTACGATTATTGGTTTGATTGCAGCTTTCACCGCAGTGGCATCTGCCGCTCCTTCGGAGAAGGCGACATTGCTTTCCCAATCGATTTCTGTGGCCATGAACACCACAGCATTCGGTCTTATTTCTGCTATACCTCTGCTATTGGTGCATACGGTTTTGCAAAGTCGCACTGCGGAGATCATTGATAGCCTTGAAATGGCCGGTGTTAAATTTCTGAATATTATTACTGAGCGTAAGCCAGCTTCAGCGCAGCCTCAGACTGCTAGTAAAGTAGCTAAGTAA
- a CDS encoding ExbD/TolR family protein, with protein MRRHRRAQQEAELDITSFMNLMIILVPVLLISMVFNHITVLELRLPLEEELKQQDLDPEELTLEVIVRESEMVVNFGPLTIETLPKKDGQYNFEGLSKTLQAMKKKLGNERTDIVILSEPDIDYQVLVSVIDTAKSFPAVIAASVVNAVLFPDVSLGDAPRLVSGGLAQ; from the coding sequence ATGAGACGCCATAGACGTGCCCAGCAAGAGGCAGAATTAGATATTACCTCCTTCATGAACCTAATGATTATTCTGGTTCCGGTATTGCTAATCAGCATGGTGTTTAATCATATCACTGTGCTTGAGCTGCGATTACCATTGGAGGAAGAATTGAAGCAGCAAGATTTGGATCCTGAAGAGTTAACGCTTGAAGTGATCGTACGCGAAAGTGAAATGGTGGTTAATTTTGGTCCTTTGACCATCGAAACCCTACCTAAAAAAGATGGGCAATACAATTTCGAAGGCTTATCTAAAACTCTGCAGGCAATGAAGAAAAAATTAGGTAACGAACGCACGGATATCGTGATCTTGTCAGAGCCGGATATTGACTACCAAGTTTTGGTTAGCGTGATCGACACTGCGAAAAGCTTTCCTGCTGTTATTGCTGCTAGTGTGGTCAATGCCGTTTTGTTTCCTGACGTATCACTTGGTGATGCACCTCGCTTGGTATCAGGAGGTCTGGCGCAATGA
- a CDS encoding VWA domain-containing protein, whose translation MKIAVDTIRLFILGLFLLGFSAISANENLTDIPEGAEAKFLPTSKSSDVRVLIDMSGSMKDNDPENLRIPALNLIVQLLPDGSQAGVWTFGQWVNMLIPPAEVNSEWRTNAKEKAKMINSFGLRTNIGEAMERATWKLAADSDFEQHAILLTDGIVDIAADDDPQKDNKNEAERQRILTDVLSEYKNLGVKIHTIALSNAADKVLLEKLALETGGMAEVVENSEQLVKAFLNAFDKAAPEAAEQVPLSDDNQFDIDESVEEFTALVFREEGSAPTRLVSPSGAIIDQMNTGENAKWFSQAVYDLVTVIQPEAGKWKIEADLDPNNRVTVVSDLKLGLDNLPPTIFPEQQIDFNIYLHEDNKVVTRPEFLKLMTVEMTMTAEDGRSGTKVISDPENPPADGLYPESIKRLSKEGQYELKVAVDGKTFTRMRTAYIQVRQPVGFEIRKREVAGEMRYAVRVVPQVPNVEVSRTRVIAKLKGPDGSSIIQAMPWLEEGVWEAVISPSKGMGDYEMAINIRGQIGEDQDFRVKPEPIVLTYPIPEDFQHEYLVASQNQATDESQEEVEEPQAEAAMSETAEQEASEEPQEDAPGIPDLEQKMQEQQEPEQLSETQPENELDTQAEQAPEDEVAPEPEVEEPSDPLWLYISIPIVTLLLGLGGFFVYRSIMNRKLKQADQSKETKTEESGDVDGMADVSLNDGLDDEEFDEDFDLSDSDDDETVALGEASMDELDDLGDEQEAAGDDVSDNSPSVDDEIPDFDENFDIDAGPQEAADSEPQQTLDAEETSAAIDELDSVLNGLDDVGEAEDQDPSEDDIPQLDDVADEPATTEGDGEAAIDEALASLESELDDIDVDALMDDDVDDPDKKQD comes from the coding sequence GTGAAGATAGCAGTAGATACAATTCGCTTGTTCATCTTGGGTCTGTTCCTGCTCGGCTTCAGTGCCATTAGTGCCAATGAAAACCTCACCGATATCCCTGAAGGTGCTGAAGCTAAATTTTTACCCACATCGAAATCATCGGATGTGCGAGTTTTAATCGATATGTCAGGATCTATGAAAGACAATGATCCTGAGAATCTACGAATTCCCGCCCTGAACCTTATCGTGCAGTTGTTACCGGATGGATCCCAAGCAGGCGTTTGGACTTTCGGTCAATGGGTTAACATGTTGATTCCGCCAGCTGAAGTGAACAGCGAATGGCGTACCAACGCCAAAGAAAAAGCGAAAATGATTAATAGCTTTGGCTTGCGCACTAACATAGGCGAAGCGATGGAAAGAGCCACATGGAAGCTTGCTGCCGACAGTGACTTTGAGCAGCATGCAATCTTGTTAACCGACGGCATTGTAGATATCGCTGCGGATGATGACCCACAAAAAGATAATAAAAACGAAGCCGAAAGGCAGCGCATTCTCACAGATGTCTTGAGTGAGTACAAAAACTTAGGGGTGAAAATTCATACTATTGCTTTATCGAATGCGGCAGATAAAGTCCTCCTAGAAAAGTTAGCGCTTGAAACGGGCGGTATGGCCGAGGTAGTCGAAAATTCGGAGCAACTAGTAAAAGCATTCTTAAATGCATTTGATAAAGCAGCCCCAGAAGCGGCGGAACAAGTGCCTCTTAGTGATGATAATCAGTTTGATATTGACGAGTCCGTTGAAGAGTTTACCGCCCTAGTCTTTAGAGAAGAGGGCTCGGCACCAACACGGCTGGTGAGTCCATCGGGCGCCATCATTGATCAAATGAATACAGGAGAGAACGCTAAATGGTTCTCGCAAGCGGTTTACGATTTAGTCACGGTCATTCAGCCTGAGGCGGGCAAATGGAAGATCGAAGCGGATCTTGATCCTAACAATCGTGTAACCGTGGTAAGTGATCTGAAGTTGGGTCTTGATAATTTGCCACCGACGATTTTCCCTGAGCAACAAATCGACTTCAATATATACCTGCACGAAGACAACAAAGTGGTCACGCGCCCAGAGTTTTTAAAACTCATGACAGTTGAAATGACTATGACTGCTGAGGATGGTCGCAGTGGCACCAAAGTAATAAGCGATCCAGAAAATCCTCCCGCAGACGGTCTTTATCCAGAAAGTATTAAGCGTCTTTCGAAAGAGGGTCAGTATGAACTGAAAGTAGCGGTAGACGGTAAAACCTTCACGCGTATGCGTACCGCTTATATTCAAGTTAGGCAGCCAGTGGGCTTTGAAATTCGCAAGCGTGAAGTAGCAGGTGAAATGCGCTATGCCGTGCGAGTTGTGCCACAAGTACCAAATGTAGAGGTCTCGCGTACGCGAGTGATCGCCAAACTTAAGGGGCCAGATGGAAGCTCCATAATTCAAGCCATGCCTTGGTTGGAAGAAGGAGTATGGGAGGCCGTGATCTCACCTAGCAAAGGCATGGGTGATTATGAAATGGCGATTAATATCAGGGGGCAAATTGGCGAGGATCAAGATTTTCGGGTGAAGCCTGAGCCTATCGTTTTGACTTATCCTATCCCTGAGGATTTTCAGCATGAATACCTAGTGGCATCACAAAATCAAGCAACAGATGAGTCTCAGGAAGAGGTTGAGGAGCCACAAGCAGAAGCGGCAATGAGTGAAACCGCAGAGCAAGAAGCATCCGAAGAACCGCAAGAAGATGCGCCTGGAATTCCCGATCTTGAGCAAAAAATGCAGGAACAGCAGGAGCCTGAGCAGCTATCTGAAACACAACCAGAAAATGAACTGGACACTCAGGCGGAGCAAGCACCCGAGGACGAGGTGGCACCAGAACCTGAAGTAGAAGAACCGAGCGATCCCCTGTGGTTGTACATAAGTATCCCCATAGTAACCCTGCTTTTAGGACTTGGCGGCTTTTTTGTCTATCGCAGCATCATGAATCGTAAACTGAAGCAGGCCGATCAAAGTAAAGAAACGAAGACTGAAGAATCGGGTGACGTCGACGGAATGGCAGACGTGAGCTTAAACGATGGATTGGATGATGAGGAATTCGATGAAGATTTTGATTTAAGCGATAGTGATGATGACGAAACAGTTGCGCTAGGTGAAGCTTCCATGGATGAATTGGATGATTTGGGGGATGAGCAAGAGGCTGCCGGTGACGATGTGAGTGACAATAGTCCGAGTGTGGACGATGAGATTCCTGATTTTGATGAGAATTTTGATATTGATGCGGGCCCACAAGAAGCAGCTGACAGTGAACCTCAACAGACTCTAGATGCAGAAGAAACCAGTGCTGCCATTGATGAACTGGATAGTGTACTCAATGGTTTGGATGATGTAGGAGAGGCGGAGGATCAAGACCCATCCGAAGATGACATACCTCAGCTTGATGATGTGGCAGATGAACCAGCCACCACAGAGGGAGATGGAGAAGCTGCTATTGATGAGGCTTTGGCTAGTTTAGAGAGCGAGTTGGACGATATCGACGTGGACGCGTTAATGGACGACGATGTTGATGATCCCGACAAAAAACAGGACTAG